The proteins below are encoded in one region of Penicillium psychrofluorescens genome assembly, chromosome: 4:
- a CDS encoding uncharacterized protein (ID:PFLUO_006891-T1.cds;~source:funannotate) — protein MAPSLHPLIDNGINPGSSSFSGGKLQCHCTSDPVEVTVKSNVAHNHACGCSKCWKPSGALFSVVGVVPRDALSVTANASKLVVVDKDATIQRNACKDCGVHLFGRIEKDHAFKGLDFIHVELSNDKGWQEPQFAGFVSSIIEQGTDPKELPAVRSKFQAVGLPTYDVLSPDLMDLISTFTAQKAGIKFANL, from the coding sequence ATGGCACCCTCTCTTCACCCCCTCATTGATAACGGCATCAACCCAGGCTCGAGTAGCTTCTCGGGCGGGAAGCTCCAGTGCCACTGTACCTCAGACCCTGTGGAGGTCACCGTCAAAAGCAACGTTGCCCACAACCATGCGTGCGGTTGTTCGAAATGCTGGAAGCCATCCGGTGCCCTCTTCTCCGTTGTTGGAGTTGTGCCTCGAGATGCTCTCTCTGTCACAGCGAACGCGTCAAAGCTTGTCGTTGTTGATAAAGATGCCACCATTCAACGCAACGCCTGCAAAGATTGCGGTGTCCATCTTTTCGGTCGTATTGAAAAAGATCATGCTTTCAAAGGACTTGACTTTATCCACGTTGAATTGTCCAATGATAAGGGATGGCAGGAACCGCAGTTTGCGGGATTCGTGTCGTCCATCATCGAACAGGGCACAGACCCCAAAGAATTGCCCGCTGTGAGAAGCAAATTTCAGGCTGTTGGGCTGCCAACGTACGATGTGCTGTCGCCAGATTTGATGGATCTTATTTCGACTTTCACGGCACAAAAGGCAGGCATCAAATTCGCCAACCTGTAA
- a CDS encoding uncharacterized protein (ID:PFLUO_006890-T1.cds;~source:funannotate), whose protein sequence is MSSPTPPQNALSANNLSVLAPIVTDSMVRRSSTSAKDRLSMYSNVSFTSQNRSRPGSHVFPIFHSSLPYALVRDFAYPTIHPLHYGPPPPRASEVSTPVSEQRPLSDPPTSLDTPRGQWSWNTEGSHVSQGHQQLPAMSFGDGPPYSEDEDLHSPVVTSRKKEDANGMLVDDHGVAEPHGNGNRGTFVSLNPDGSETYYVNGGDAMEDGPGGEYVTYPPREGYFDGYATQQSYAHDPNFESEDEYVGGNRYSTDYQFAVGCSDEEMHGKAVALFDFAREHENELPLKEGQVIYVSYRHGQGWLVAEDPKTGENGLVPEEFVRLLRDIEGGLTSLNEEPTPDSTGIGIDLTPDWTESDQARTPTQSIADDTHSTDHGTNGDTPISISTEGADHNVNASRSGGRDRTSKAAGNTGNRSSMIRT, encoded by the coding sequence ATGTCTTCTCCGACGCCTCCGCAAAATGCATTGTCTGCGAACAATCTATCCGTTCTGGCCCCCATCGTCACGGATAGCATGGTGAGACGCTCGTCGACCAGTGCGAAGGACCGGCTGTCCATGTACTCCAACgtctccttcacctcccaGAATCGTTCGCGCCCAGGTTCCCACGTGTTCCCCATCTTCCACTCTAGCCTTCCATACGCCTTGGTGCGGGACTTCGCTTATCCTACGATCCATCCTTTGCACTATGGACCGCCACCCCCGCGCGCCTCGGAAGTGTCAACACCAGTGAGCGAGCAACGACCTTTGTCGGATCCCCCGACATCATTGGATACTCCGCGAGGCCAGTGGTCGTGGAATACGGAAGGCAGCCATGTCAGCCAGGGCCACCAGCAGCTTCCGGCCATGTCCTTTGGGGATGGCCCTCCATAcagcgaggatgaagacTTGCACAGTCCAGTAGTCACGTcccgcaagaaggaggatgCGAATGGAATGCTAGTGGATGATCATGGCGTGGCAGAGCCCCACGGCAATGGGAACCGTGGGACATTTGTCTCCCTGAACCCGGATGGCAGCGAAACATATTATGTGAATGGTGGGGATGCGATGGAGGATGGCCCAGGCGGGGAATATGTCACGTACCCACCACGAGAAGGATACTTTGATGGATATGCCACCCAGCAAAGCTATGCACACGATCCAAATTTTGAGTCAGAGGATGAATACGTGGGCGGAAACCGATACTCGACCGACTACCAATTTGCTGTTGGCTGTTCGGACGAAGAGATGCACGGCAAAGCGGTCGCCTTGTTCGATTTCGCGCGAGAGCACGAGAACGAGCTTCCCCTTAAGGAGGGTCAAGTTATTTACGTCTCGTACCGGCATGGCCAAGGCTggctggtggcggaggaCCCGAAGACCGGAGAAAATGGTCTTGTCCCAGAGGAATTTGTGCGTCTTTTGCGGGATATCGAAGGAGGACTCACTTCATTGAATGAGGAGCCGACTCCAGACTCGAcgggcattggcatcgaccTGACTCCTGATTGGACCGAATCAGACCAAGCACGCACACCTACCCAGTCGATAGCGGATGATACCCACTCTACCGACCATGGCACAAATGGTGATACCCCCATCAGCATCTCAACCGAGGGCGCGGACCACAACGTCAATGCTTCTAGATCAGGGGGCAGAGACCGGACCAGTAAGGCGGCTGGCAATACTGGGAACCGGTCGAGCATGATCAGAACCTGA